The Brevundimonas sp. SORGH_AS_0993 genome segment GCGTGACCTGCACTGTGGACCAGGCCAAGGTTCGTGGCCGTTCCAACGACGGCGCCGTGGTCTATGAGGTCGGCTGCGCCGATGCGCCGGGCTATTGGATCAAGAAGGCCGCCACCGGCTGGTCCAAGACGCCGTGCATCCAGATCATCGCCGAAAGCGGCGCCTGCGAATACACCACCGCCGCCGAGAACGCCGGCTTCGTAAAGGCCCTGCTGGCCGGTTCGCCTGCCGCTTCCTGCAACGTGACCGAGGCGCGTCTGATGGGCCGCAACGCCAACGGCGTCTTCTATGAAGCCAAGTGCGACGGCGCCGACGGCGTCATCGCCCGCGTCAACGACCAGAACGCCGTCCAGCAGATCTACCCCTGCGCCACCGCCCAGCAGATCGGCGGCGGCTGCAAGCTGACGACGGCCCCCGCCGCCGCGGCTCCGGCCCCAGCGTCGGGCGGTCGCCTCTAAGCCTCCGTCCATCCCAAACCGAAAGGGCCGTCGGCGCGATCCGGCGGCCCTTTTTTCTTTATCCGTCGCTCTTTTCCGAAGGCGAGACGCAGCCTAGCGTCACCGCCATGCGCATCGCCACCTGGAACGTGAACTCGGTCAACGCCCGCCTGCCGACCGTGCTGGCCTGGCTGGAGCAGGCCGCGCCCGACGTCGCCTGTTTCCAGGAGATCAAATGCGTGGACGAGAAATTCCCGCGCGAGGCGTTCGAGAGCCTGGGCTACAATGTCGAGACCCACGGACAAAAGAGCTACAACGGCGTGGCCCTGCTGTCGAAACACCCGCTGTCCGACGTCCGGCGCGGCCTGCCGGGCGACGAGACGGACGACCAGGCCCGTTATCTGGAAGCGGTGGTCGAGGCGCCCCGCCCCGTTCGTGTCGCGGCGATCTATCTGCCCAACGGCAATCCGATCGGGACAGAGAAGTTCGCCTACAAACTGGCCTGGTTCGACCGTCTGAACCGCCACGCCCGGGACCTGCTGCGGTTCGAGGAGCCCCTGGCCCTGTGTGGCGACTACAATGTCATCCCCGAGGCCGAGGACGCCAGGAACCCCGCCGACTGGACCGGCGACGCCTTGTTCCAGCCCGAGAGCCGCCGCGCCTTGCGCGCCCTGAAAAACCTGGGCCTGGCCGATGCGCACGAGATCGGCGGCGAGCCGACCGGAACCTACACCTTCTGGGACTATCAGGCCGGCGCTTGGCAGCGGAACAACGGCATCCGCATCGACTTCGCCCTGCTGTCGCCCCAGGCGGCCGACCGCTTCCGGGGCATCGAGACCCACCGCGCGGCCCGTGACATGGACAAGCCCAGCGACCACGTCCCCGTGGTGATCGACCTGGACCTGTCGCCGGACGCGGGGGCCTGACGCCGATGGCCGACGCCTTGCGGGTGGTTCTGCTAATCGCCCTGGCGGCGGCCGTGCTGACGACCCTGGCCCTGGCCCTGTCCTGGTGGATGGAGCCCGAGCGCCGCCTGCGCCGCGCCCTGCTCAAGGCCCTGGGCGCCGCGCCCGAGGTCGAGGCCCATTCGCCGGGCGAGGGCCGCGCCTGCGCCCTGAATTTCGACGTCGAACAGGTGGTGGTCCTATGGGCCAACGGCGCCCACGGCCTGGCCTACGCCTTCGAGGAGGTGGAGGGCGGCGAGATCATCGTCGACGGCCACGTCGTGGCCCGCATCCGCCGGGGCGAGGGGCGCAAGGCGCTGGACGTCATGGCCCCCGATGCCGAACAGGTGGTGCTGCGCCTGATGTTCGTCGACGCCCGCCATCCCGAGTTCGAACTGGCCCTGTGGGACGCCGCCCTGCCCGCCCAGACCGGCTCGCCCAGCGAGGCCCTGCGCCTTGGCCGCCGCTGGCTTTCCCACCTCGAAGCCCTGCTGAAGGGCTGAACGCCCCTTTGCGCTCGGCGCGCGGGAGCGTTAGAAGCGCCCGCTCATTCTACAGACCAGCCTTTATTCAGGGAGGCCGCCTTGGCCCGCCTTTTCGACGCCTATGTCGTCGCCGACTGGACCGCCGCCGAGACCCGAAAGCTGGGCGAGTCCTCGCTGTGGATCGGCGTGGCCAAGCGCGACGTGCGTTTCCGCCTCTATACCGAGACGCACAACGTCGCCACGCGGGCCGAGGGCGAGGCCCTTCTGGCCTCCATCCTGGCCGATCACAGAAAGCGCGGCGACCGGGTCCTAGTGGGGCTGGACTTCAACTTCGGCTATCCGGCCGGCACGGCCGCGCGCCTGGGTCTGACCGGAACCCCGTGGCAGGCGATGTGGAAATTCATCGCCTCGAACATCGTGGACAAGGCCGACAACACCAACAACCGCTATCAGGTGGCGGCCAAGATGAACCGCCTGATGACGGACGAGGCCTGGCCCTTCTGGGGCGCGCCCGCCAAACAGGCCCAGCGCTGGCTGACCACCACCAAGCCTCCTGCCGGATCGGGCGCCGACATCCCCGAGTTCCGCGCCACCGAGGACGCCGCCCGCAAGGGCCGCCTCCAGCCCAAGAGCGTGTGGCAGATGCACGGCGCCGGCGCCGTCGGCGGCCAAACCTTGGTCGGCGTGCCCGCCGTGCGCCGCCTGCTGGACAGCCTGGGTCCGTCCGGCGCCGTCTGGCCTTTCGGCACGGGCTGGCGCGAACTGACGCCAGACGACGTGGAGCCCCTGTCGGCCCTGGTGGTCGAGGTCTGGCCGTCCCTGTTCCAGACAAAGCCCGGACCGGGCGAGTTCAAGGATCAGGCCCAGGTCCGCACGACAGCCGAGGCCCTGGCCCGCCTGGACGAGGCCGGCGACCTGGCCAGGGCCTTCGCCCCGCCCAAGGACGCCACGCCCGAACTGATCCAGAAGATCGAACAGGAAGAGGGTTGGATCCTGGGCGTCTGACGCCGCCTGGGCGCGCAACGTCCCGAAAAAGGCGTCGCGTTTTCAGTCCCCTGAAGACGCGACCGCCCCATCGACACGCCCTGGTTCGAAACCGTGCGACACTGGCCGCCGGTCTTTGACAATCCCATCCTCTCTATAAAATCGGACTGTTCGGACTCTGTTTTTCAGCGTCCGATGCCGCGACGCATCGGACGATCCGGATAAATCGGACTGTTCGGACTGTTCGGACTCCGTTTTCCCGACGTCCGCTCCTCCGCCGCCTACCCGATCAGGGACCGCGCCGCCGCCCGCGCCTCGTCGGTGATCTCGGCGCCGGACAGCATCCGGGCGATCTCCTCCTGGCGGCGCTCCTCGTCCAGGGCGACGACGGTTGTGGTGGTCAGGCCCTCCTTTTCGGCCTTCATCACCTTCCAGTGGGCGTGGCCGCGCGCGGCGACCTGGGGGCTGTGGGTCACGACCAGGACCTGGGCCCCGGTCGACAGCCGCTTCAAGCGCGACCCCACCGCCTCGGCCACGGCGCCGCCGACGCCCTGATCGACCTCGTCGAAGATCATCACGGGCTGCAGCATGTCCGCGCGCCCGGCCAGGGCCGCCTTCATCGCCAGCGCGAAACGCGCCAGTTCCCCGCCGGAGGCGATGGCGTCCAGCGGGCCGAAATCGGTCCCGGCGTTGGTGGCGATCTGGAACCGCACCGTCTCGACCCCGTCCGGCCCACGCCGACCCGGGGTCGGCTCCAGCGCCACGCGGAACCGCGCCCGCTCCAGCTTCAGCGGCCCCAGTTCGTCCATGACGGCGGCGGTCAGCCGCTCGGCCGCCGCCTCCCGCGCCGAGGTCAGGAAGGTCGCCGCCAGGTCATAGGCTTCGGCCGCCTCGGCCGCCTCGCGCCCGGCGTTGGTCAGGGCCTCCTCCCCGTCCTCGATCAGCCGCAGCTGTTCGCGCAGCCGAACCCGCAGGCCCGGCAGGCCGTCGACGGCGACGTGCAGCTTGCGCGCGACGGCGCGCAGGGCGAACAGCCGCTCCTCGGCCTTGTCCAGCCGTCCGGGCTCGTAGTCGAAGGCGTCGGCGGCGGCGTCCACGGCGGCGATGGCCTCTTGCGCCTCCACCAGGGTCCGGTCGATGGCGTCTACGGCGGCCGACAGGCGCACGATCACCGGATGATCGCCCTCCACCCCCGCCTGGCCCGCCCGCTGGCGCGCGTGTTCGACGGCGCGCAGGGCCGCGCCCAGCTTCTGGCTCAGCTTGTCGCCGCCCAACTGGGTCCGGGCGTCGGCCAGATCGGCGATGGCCTTTTCGGCGGCGCCCAGCACGGCCCGTTCGCCGGCCAGTTCGGCCTCCTCGTCCGCGCGCGGGTCCAGGGCGTCCAGTTCGGCCAGGTTCAGGGCGATCTCCTCGCGCCGCGCCGCCGCATCCGCCGCCTGGGCCTTCAACTCGGCCAGTCTCGCCTCTGCGGCCTTCAGCTTGGTCGAGGCGGCGGCGACGGCCGACAACTGGGGCTGCACCCCGCCATAGGCGTCCAGCAGGCCCCGATGGGTGCGCCAGTCCAAAAGGCCCACCGTCTCGTGCTGGCCATGCACCTCGACCAGGGCGGCGCCGATCTCGCGCAGGGCCGCGACCCCGGCGGGCTGATCGTTGACATAGGCGCGGCTGCGGCCGTCGGCGCCCATCACCCGGCGCAGGATCAGCTCTTCCCCCGGCTGGACCTCGAACCCCTTGTCCGCGATCAGGGCCATCAGGTCGGCGTCGTCCGGGGCGGTGAAGACGGCCGTGGCCACGGCCTGTCGGGCGCCCGCCCGCACCAGGCCGGCGTCGCCCCGCCCGCCCAGCGCCAGGCCCAGGGCGTCCAGAATGATCGACTTGCCCGCCCCCGTCTCGCCGGTCAGCACGGTCAGCCCGCCCTGAACCTCCAGGTCCAGCGCGTCCACCAGGACGACGTCACGAATGGAAAGGGCGGTCAGCATCGGGGTCGGCAACCGGCGGAACGAATCGGGACCGCAGAATCGACAGACGCGCGCCCCGGCGCAAGGCCCGAACGCGCGTCCAAAAGGCGTATCAGGTTGGCGCTCAGCCCGGGATCAGCCGGTGCAGCCAGCCCTGGCGCTTGCCCTCCGGCGCCTTGTCCGGCGTGTGGCCGTTTTCGGTCAGCAAGGCGTAGGCTTCGGCGTACCAGGCGCTGCCCGGATAGTTGTAGCCCAGGACCGCGCCGTTGCGGGTCGCCTCGTCCTTCAGGCCCAGTTGCAGGTTCACCTCGACCAGGCGGTACAGGGCCTCGGGCGTGTGCGAGGTGCGTTGGAAGTCCGGGTTGGCGATGACGGCCTTGTAGCGGTTCAGGGCCGCCAGCGGCTGGTTGGCGCGCTGATAGTAGCGGCCGATGTTCATCTCCTTGCCGGCCAGCTGGTCGTTGACCATGTCGATCTTGACCGCGGCGTCCTGGGCGTAGGGCGTACCCGGATAGCGGCGGGCCACGTCGCGCAGGCCCGCAAGCGCCGCGGTGGCGTAGCCCTGATCGCGGCCCACGTCGGTGATTTGCTCGAAGTTGCAGACCGCCTTCATGTAGAAGGCGTAGGCCGCCGACGGATTGCCGGGGAACAGCTGGATGAACCGATCCGCCGCCGCGATGGCCTCGGCGTAGTTGTTGTTCTGATAGTAGGCGTAGATCTGCATCAGGATCGAACGGCGCGCCCAGTCCGAATAGGGGTGCTGGCGTTCCACCTCTTGGAAGTAGTCCACCGCATCGGTCCAGCGATGCTGCTGCAGCCGTTCGTAGCCGGTGTTGTACAGCGCCTCTACCGGGCGTTCCTCATAGGCCAGCTTGGGGCGGGTCTTGCCGGCGCAGGCCGACATCGTCATGGCGACACAGGCCACGGCCAACAGCACCAGGCCGGAACGGAACTTGGAAACGAGCAAGGACGACCCCATGACGAGCGGAAGCCGGCCGTGCAGCCAAGCCTCCTGAAACGAACGTGGCGATCTCTAGCACCCGCGACCGGGCCGCGCCATGCCGACGAAATCTATCGCCGCACGACTTGCCCTGCCCGGCTCCGCTGGTAAAGAGCGCGCCAACCGACTGTCGTTCATGAGGGTCGGATGACGGCGAAAGGATGACCGGCCGATGAAGCTGCTCTCTGGCAACGCGAACCGCGCCCTGTCGCAGGCCATCGCCGACCACCTGGACGCGCCCCTGACCAAGGCCCAGGTCAAGCGGTTCGCCGACAACGAGGTTTTCGCCGTCATCGAGGAGAACGTGCGCGGCGAGGATGTCTTCATCCTCCAGTCCACCTCCTATCCCGCCAACGACAATCTGATGGAGCTGCTGATCATCACCGACGCCCTGGTCCGGGCCTCGGCCAAGCGGATCACGGCCGTCATGCCCTACTTCGGCTATGCCCGTCAGGACCGGAAGACCGGCGGCCGCACGCCGATCTCGGCCAAGCTGGTCGCCAATCTGATCACCCGCGCCGGCGCCGACCGGGTCCTGACCATGGATCTGCATGCGGGCCAGATTCAGGGCTTCTTCGACATCCCGACCGACAACCTGGTCGCCACCCCGGTCCTGGCCCAGGACATCAAGGACAACTATCCGCGCGGCGACGACCTGATGATCGTCTCGCCCGATGTCGGCGGGGTGGTGCGCGCCCGCTCCCTGGCCAGCCGTCTGAACGTCGACCTGGCTATCGTCGACAAGCGCCGGGCCAAGGCGGGCGAAAGCGAGGTCATGAACATCATCGGCGACGTGGAAGGCCGCCGCTGCATCCTGTTCGACGACATCGTCGATTCGGGCGGCACCCTGGTCAATGCGGCCAAGGCGCTGATCGACCAGGGCGCGACCGAGGTTTCGGCCTATATCAGCCACGGCGTCCTGTCCGGCCCCGCCGTCCAGCGCATCACCGACGGCCCGCTGAAAGAGCTGGTCATCACCGATTCCATCGAGCAGCCCCACGAAGTTTTGAACTGCTCGAAAATCCGCGCCGTTTCCGTGGCTCCGCTCATCGGTGAAGCTATCCGACGGATCGCCAACGAGGAATCGGTGTCGAAACTGTTCGATTAAGGATCGGATAACCAGTTTCCCCGCGTTATAAGCGGCTCCAGTTGTATGCGCTTCCCCGGCGCCAGAGTTCTGTGGACGCTTCCTATGCCCAAGGCCTTCATGACCCGCGGCCTGTCGATCGCCGCCCTCGCTGCGGCCGTCGTGCTCGCCAGCTGTTCGACGAAGACGGAGACGGCCGTTGCGCCGCCCCCGCCGCCGCCCCCGCCGCCCGTCACCCTGAATCAGAGCGTCGCCGACGCCGCCGCCGTCTATGTCGCCTATCTGCGCCAAGCGCAGACCATTAGCCCCGGCGGCTTCGCCGATGCGGAATCGATCCAGGCCGACCTGCGCAAGGGCGCGTCCTATGAGCCGCTCGAGCTGTCGCGCGGCCTGATCGCCTATGGCTCCATCATCGCCCTGCAGTCGCCCGAGTTCGTCGCCGGCGTGCGCCAGTTCGCTGTCGATCCGACCCAGCGCCAGCAGATGGTCGCCCGCATCGTGGCTGATCCGGCCTATGCCGCCACCCTGCCCGGCGCCGACGCCGCCGCCGGCCTGATCGCCTCGACCATCAACAAGGACGCGGTGGCCATGCGCGCCATCGCCGACGCGGTGGAGCAGGACGCCTACACCGTCCAGGGGCGCACCGATCCGCGCCGTCGCTGGGCGATCACCCCCATTCCCCACCGCGAGGTCCGGCTGGAAAGCGCCAAGACCCTGTCGGCGGTCGACATGCTTCCCTCGCCCGAGGAATCGGCCCGCCTGCTCGCCGCCGCCAACACGGGCGCGGGCCTTCAGGTCGAGCCGTCGCGCAAGGCGCCGCCCTATACGCCCGCCATGGTCCGCTCCCTGGCCATCGCCGCCCTGGCCGCCCTGGGCGCCGCCGGGGACGAGGCCAAGGCCAACACCGACGCCCTGGTCTCCGAGCCGAACAGCGAGTTCTGCCTGAACCTGTCCAAGCTGATGCTGTTCCAGTGCCTGGCCGCCTCGCGTCCCAGCTACGAGGACATGTTCTGCCTGGGCCGCCACGTCGCCCGCGACCTGTCCAGCTGCGCCACCCAGGCCGTCTTCGCCCCCATCATCACGGTCGGCGATCCGACCGAGACGGGCACGCCCGTGGCCACCCCTGTCGCCGCGGCCTCGACCTCCGCCTCCACCGCCGTGCGGACGCCCGCGCCGACCGGCGGCTGACCTACGCGCGCGGCCAGACGATCAAAGGCCCGCCCCGAGCGATCGGAGCGGGCCTTTTTCATGCGGCGCTTGGTCTTCGGCCTATTCGTAGCCGTGCGCGGCCTCGTTGATGACCTGGGACGGCATGGACGAGAAGTCGACCGCCACGGGATTGGCCACCTTGGCCTGATAGGTGCGCAGAACGTGCGTCAGGCGACGGCGCACCTCGCGCTCGGCCTCCGTGCCGGCGTCCAGCGCCAGGGGCGCCAGGCAGAAGTCGAGGATGGCTTCGGTTCGGGTCAGCGGTTCCATAGAGACTTTTCCTTTCCTGATCAGGCCGCGTGGGTGAACTGGGCGGTTTCGGTCGAATCCTTCAGGGCGGTCGTCGAGGACTGACCCGAAGAGATGACCGTGGCCACATCGTCGAAGTAACCGGTGCCGACCTCGCGCTGGTGGCGCGTGGCGGTGTAGCCGATGGCCTCGTTTGCGAACTCGCGCTGTTGCAGTTCGGAATAGGCCGCCATGCCCCGGTCTCGATAGCCGCTGGCCAGCTCGAACATGCCGTTGTTCAAGCTGTGGAAGCCCGCCAGGGTCACGAACTGGAACTTGTAGCCCATGGCGCCCAGCTCGCGCTGGAACTTGGCGATGGTGGCCTTGTCCAGCTTGGCTTCCCAGTTGAACGACGGCGAACAGTTGTAGGCCATCAGCTTGCCGGGATGCGCCTTCTGGACCGCTTCGGCGAAGCGGCGCGCATCGTCCAGGTCCGGATGCGAGGTCTCCCACCACAGGAGGTCGGCGTATTTCGCATAGGACAGGCCCCGCGCGATGCAGTGGTCCAGCCCCGTGCCCGGCTTCAGGCGGAAGAAGCCCTCCGGCGTGCGGTTTTCGCGGTCGATGAAGGGATGGTCCCGCTCATCGACGTCCGAGGTGATCAGCTGGGCCGATTCGGCGTCGGTGCGCGCCACCGTCAGGGTCGCCACCCCGCAGACGTCGGCGGCCAGACGGGCGGCGATCAGGTTGCGCTCATGCGCCTGGGTCGGGATCAGGACCTTGCCGCCCAGGTGGCCGCACTTCTTCTCCGACGCCAGTTGGTCCTCGAAATGGACGCCCGCCGCACCGGCCTCGATGAAGGCCTTCATGATCTCGAAGCTGTTCAGCGGGCCGCCGAAGCCGGCCTCGGCGTCGGCCACGATGGGGGCGAACCAGTCACGTTTGGCGCCGCCCTCCGCATGCTCGATCTGGTCTGCGCGTTGGAGGGTGCGGTTGATGCGGCGGCACAGTTCCGGCGCCGCATTGGCCGGATACAATGACTGGTCCGGGTACATGGCCCCGGCGGTATTGGCGTCCGCCGCCACCTGCCAGCCCGACAGATAGATGGCCTTCAGCCCCGCGCGGACCATCTGCATCGCCTGATTGCCGGTGACGGCGCCCAAGGCGTTGATGAAAGGCTCGTCGTGCAGCAACTGCCACAGGCGGTTCGCGCCGCGTTCGGCCAGGGTGTGGGTGATCGGCACGGAGCCGCGCAGGCGCAGGACGTCGTCCGGAGAATACGGACGCTCGATCCCGTCGAAGCGGCCCGAAGGCGAAGGAACCAGGTCGGCGAAGGTGGTCATGGTCGAAACCCGTCTGTCGAAAGCGCGGCCGCAGCCGCCGTCTCAAGACAGAAACACGCCGAAGTCACGAATGACACCGATCCCGTCGAAACAACGAAGTCATTATGTCATATTATGACTTTGCTTCGCCGGTCTGTTTGTGACACCCTCTCGCCATGGATGCCGCCGCCGACCGCAAACTGTTCCTGGGGGCCCGACTCAAGCGGCTGAGGCGCGACCTGGGCCTGACGCAGACAGCCATGGCCGCCGACCTGGCGGTTTCGCCCAGCTATCTCAATCATATCGAACGCAACCAGCGCCCCGTCTCGGCCCAGCTGCTGCTGCGTCTGGCCGAGACCTACGACGTCGATCTGCGCCATCTGAACCAGGGCGGAGAGGCCGACGCCGCCAAGCTGGGCGAGGTGTTCAGCGACCCAGTCTTCAAGGGCCTGACGGTCCCACGCCATGAACTGCTGCAACTGCTGGACGAGGCCCCGGGCGCCGCCGACGCCCTGTTGCGGCTCTATCGCGCCTTCGACGACCAGCGGACCCGTGCGCGCGCGGCCGTCGGCGCGGGCGAGGGCCTCACCGACGACAGTCCGGCCGAATGGGTGCGCGAATACGTCCAGTCGCGCGGCAACCACTTCCCCGAACTGGACACGATGGGCGAGGGCCTGGCCGAAGCCCTGGCGGCCGATGCGCCGGCCCACGGCGAAGGCTTCGAACCCGCGGCCCGTCAGCGGCTGGCGGCCAGGCACGACCTGGGGGTCCGCACCCTGCCGGCCGAAGTGATGGTGGAGTGGACGCGGCGCTTCGACCCGCATCGCCGCCGCCTGCTGCTGTCGGAAACCCTGACGCCGTCGTCGCGCGCCTTCGCCCTGGCCTATCAGCTGGCCCTGGCCGAACACGGCCCAGCCCTGAACGGCATGGTCGAGGCGGCGGGCGCGCCGGACGGGCCGACGCGAGCCCTGTTGAAAATAGCCCTGACCAACACCCTGGCCGGGGCGATCCTGATGCCCTACGGCGCCTTCCAGCAGACGGCGGAGGCTTCGGCCTACGATCTGGCGAAACTCCAGGCCCGGTTCGGCGTCAGCTACGAACAGGCGGCGCACCGGCTGACGACCCTGTCACGGCCCAGCGCGCGTGGCGTGCCCTTCTTCCTGATGCGGGTGGACCAGGCGGGCAACATCTCCAAACGCTACGCCTCGGGCGCCTTTCCCTTCTCGCGCTTTGGCGGCGCCTGTCCGCGATGGCGGCTGCATTCGGCCTTCCGCACACCCGGCCGCATCGTGACCCAGATCATCGAGACGCCCGCCCAGGACGGAAAGCCTGGCGCGCGCTGGTTCACGTTCGCCCGCACCGTCGAACGCCAGGGGCAGGACGGCTTCAGCGAGGGACAGGACCTGGCCATCGGCCTGGGATGCGAACTGCGCCACGCCCCCCGGCTGGCCTATGCGCGCGGCCTGGACCTGGACCGGCCCGAGGCGACGCCCATCGGCCCGGCTTGCCGCCTGTGCCACCGCCATCCCTGCGCCGAGCGGGCGGCGGCGCCCATCGACCGCCCGCTGGCGGTCGACGACTGGGCCAAGTCGGTCAGCCCCTATCCGTTCGCCAACGCCTGATCGACCCTTAGCGCCGCTGATCCGCCGAGCGGTCGCGGATGGCGTTGAACTCGGCCGTCGGCTTCCAGGCGGGCCAGGTCGTGCTGTCGGCCACCGTCAGCCCCAGCCGATACAAGAGGTCCAGGTTCTGCAACGCGGCGGTGAAGTCGTAGTCGGCCCGCCATTCGTCCGTCAGCTTGTGATAATAGCGCGCCATCTGGGCTTCGTAGTACGGCTTGCCCGCCGCCCCCCCCCCCTCGACGAAGTCCCGGCCGGTCCAGGGCATCAGGGCCGGCACCCCGCCGGCGGCGAAGTTGAAGTGGTCGGAGCGGTAGTAGAACCCCTCCTCCGGATAGCCGTCGCCGGTCACGACCCGCCCCTGAACGGCGGCGAAACGGCCCAGGATGTCCTCCAGCTCCGACTTGCCGACGCCGAAGACGGCCACATCGCGCGTCGCCGGGGTGAAGGGCAGCATGTCGATGTTGATGTCGGCGGCCGTCTTCTCCAGCGGATAGACCGGATCGGCGGCATAGGCTTCGG includes the following:
- the recN gene encoding DNA repair protein RecN, translated to MLTALSIRDVVLVDALDLEVQGGLTVLTGETGAGKSIILDALGLALGGRGDAGLVRAGARQAVATAVFTAPDDADLMALIADKGFEVQPGEELILRRVMGADGRSRAYVNDQPAGVAALREIGAALVEVHGQHETVGLLDWRTHRGLLDAYGGVQPQLSAVAAASTKLKAAEARLAELKAQAADAAARREEIALNLAELDALDPRADEEAELAGERAVLGAAEKAIADLADARTQLGGDKLSQKLGAALRAVEHARQRAGQAGVEGDHPVIVRLSAAVDAIDRTLVEAQEAIAAVDAAADAFDYEPGRLDKAEERLFALRAVARKLHVAVDGLPGLRVRLREQLRLIEDGEEALTNAGREAAEAAEAYDLAATFLTSAREAAAERLTAAVMDELGPLKLERARFRVALEPTPGRRGPDGVETVRFQIATNAGTDFGPLDAIASGGELARFALAMKAALAGRADMLQPVMIFDEVDQGVGGAVAEAVGSRLKRLSTGAQVLVVTHSPQVAARGHAHWKVMKAEKEGLTTTTVVALDEERRQEEIARMLSGAEITDEARAAARSLIG
- a CDS encoding ribose-phosphate pyrophosphokinase; amino-acid sequence: MKLLSGNANRALSQAIADHLDAPLTKAQVKRFADNEVFAVIEENVRGEDVFILQSTSYPANDNLMELLIITDALVRASAKRITAVMPYFGYARQDRKTGGRTPISAKLVANLITRAGADRVLTMDLHAGQIQGFFDIPTDNLVATPVLAQDIKDNYPRGDDLMIVSPDVGGVVRARSLASRLNVDLAIVDKRRAKAGESEVMNIIGDVEGRRCILFDDIVDSGGTLVNAAKALIDQGATEVSAYISHGVLSGPAVQRITDGPLKELVITDSIEQPHEVLNCSKIRAVSVAPLIGEAIRRIANEESVSKLFD
- the xth gene encoding exodeoxyribonuclease III; this translates as MRIATWNVNSVNARLPTVLAWLEQAAPDVACFQEIKCVDEKFPREAFESLGYNVETHGQKSYNGVALLSKHPLSDVRRGLPGDETDDQARYLEAVVEAPRPVRVAAIYLPNGNPIGTEKFAYKLAWFDRLNRHARDLLRFEEPLALCGDYNVIPEAEDARNPADWTGDALFQPESRRALRALKNLGLADAHEIGGEPTGTYTFWDYQAGAWQRNNGIRIDFALLSPQAADRFRGIETHRAARDMDKPSDHVPVVIDLDLSPDAGA
- the aceA gene encoding isocitrate lyase produces the protein MTTFADLVPSPSGRFDGIERPYSPDDVLRLRGSVPITHTLAERGANRLWQLLHDEPFINALGAVTGNQAMQMVRAGLKAIYLSGWQVAADANTAGAMYPDQSLYPANAAPELCRRINRTLQRADQIEHAEGGAKRDWFAPIVADAEAGFGGPLNSFEIMKAFIEAGAAGVHFEDQLASEKKCGHLGGKVLIPTQAHERNLIAARLAADVCGVATLTVARTDAESAQLITSDVDERDHPFIDRENRTPEGFFRLKPGTGLDHCIARGLSYAKYADLLWWETSHPDLDDARRFAEAVQKAHPGKLMAYNCSPSFNWEAKLDKATIAKFQRELGAMGYKFQFVTLAGFHSLNNGMFELASGYRDRGMAAYSELQQREFANEAIGYTATRHQREVGTGYFDDVATVISSGQSSTTALKDSTETAQFTHAA
- a CDS encoding outer membrane protein assembly factor BamD, whose protein sequence is MGSSLLVSKFRSGLVLLAVACVAMTMSACAGKTRPKLAYEERPVEALYNTGYERLQQHRWTDAVDYFQEVERQHPYSDWARRSILMQIYAYYQNNNYAEAIAAADRFIQLFPGNPSAAYAFYMKAVCNFEQITDVGRDQGYATAALAGLRDVARRYPGTPYAQDAAVKIDMVNDQLAGKEMNIGRYYQRANQPLAALNRYKAVIANPDFQRTSHTPEALYRLVEVNLQLGLKDEATRNGAVLGYNYPGSAWYAEAYALLTENGHTPDKAPEGKRQGWLHRLIPG
- a CDS encoding short-chain fatty acyl-CoA regulator family protein; translated protein: MDAAADRKLFLGARLKRLRRDLGLTQTAMAADLAVSPSYLNHIERNQRPVSAQLLLRLAETYDVDLRHLNQGGEADAAKLGEVFSDPVFKGLTVPRHELLQLLDEAPGAADALLRLYRAFDDQRTRARAAVGAGEGLTDDSPAEWVREYVQSRGNHFPELDTMGEGLAEALAADAPAHGEGFEPAARQRLAARHDLGVRTLPAEVMVEWTRRFDPHRRRLLLSETLTPSSRAFALAYQLALAEHGPALNGMVEAAGAPDGPTRALLKIALTNTLAGAILMPYGAFQQTAEASAYDLAKLQARFGVSYEQAAHRLTTLSRPSARGVPFFLMRVDQAGNISKRYASGAFPFSRFGGACPRWRLHSAFRTPGRIVTQIIETPAQDGKPGARWFTFARTVERQGQDGFSEGQDLAIGLGCELRHAPRLAYARGLDLDRPEATPIGPACRLCHRHPCAERAAAPIDRPLAVDDWAKSVSPYPFANA
- a CDS encoding cobalamin biosynthesis protein CbiG codes for the protein MARLFDAYVVADWTAAETRKLGESSLWIGVAKRDVRFRLYTETHNVATRAEGEALLASILADHRKRGDRVLVGLDFNFGYPAGTAARLGLTGTPWQAMWKFIASNIVDKADNTNNRYQVAAKMNRLMTDEAWPFWGAPAKQAQRWLTTTKPPAGSGADIPEFRATEDAARKGRLQPKSVWQMHGAGAVGGQTLVGVPAVRRLLDSLGPSGAVWPFGTGWRELTPDDVEPLSALVVEVWPSLFQTKPGPGEFKDQAQVRTTAEALARLDEAGDLARAFAPPKDATPELIQKIEQEEGWILGV